One window of Pseudomonas urmiensis genomic DNA carries:
- a CDS encoding endonuclease/exonuclease/phosphatase family protein, which yields MNLEAGSQGFASVSQSPAVDRLRVLTVNTHKGFTAFNRRFILPELREAVRSTQADIVFLQEVLGSHDRHAARYPGWPQTSQYEFLADSMWSDFAYGRNAVYPDGHHGNALLSKYPILEHRNLDVSITGPERRGLLHCILDVPGQRPVHAICVHLSLLESHRQQQLQLLRKLLDALPADEPVIIAGDFNDWKLRGNRTLGLARDLHEAFERHHGLLARTYPARLPLLRLDRIYLRNAQSHAPQILGHKPWTHLSDHLPLAVEVRL from the coding sequence GTGAACCTCGAAGCCGGCAGTCAAGGTTTCGCCTCCGTCAGCCAATCCCCGGCCGTCGACCGACTCCGGGTCCTGACGGTCAATACCCACAAAGGCTTTACCGCCTTCAACCGGCGCTTCATCTTGCCGGAGCTACGCGAGGCGGTGCGCAGCACCCAAGCCGATATCGTGTTTCTCCAGGAAGTGCTCGGCAGCCACGACCGCCACGCTGCGCGTTACCCCGGCTGGCCGCAGACCTCACAATACGAGTTTCTCGCCGACAGCATGTGGAGCGACTTCGCCTACGGCCGCAATGCGGTCTACCCCGATGGCCACCACGGCAACGCCCTGCTGTCCAAATACCCGATCCTGGAGCACCGCAACCTCGACGTGTCGATCACCGGCCCCGAGCGCCGCGGCCTGCTGCATTGCATCCTGGATGTGCCCGGCCAGCGCCCGGTGCATGCCATCTGCGTGCACTTGTCGCTGCTCGAAAGCCACCGCCAGCAGCAATTGCAGTTGCTGCGCAAACTGCTCGACGCCCTGCCCGCTGACGAGCCGGTGATCATCGCCGGCGACTTCAACGACTGGAAGCTGCGCGGCAACCGCACCCTGGGCCTTGCGCGCGACCTGCACGAAGCGTTCGAGCGCCACCATGGCCTGCTCGCCCGAACGTATCCGGCGCGTTTGCCATTACTGCGCCTGGACCGGATCTACCTGCGCAATGCCCAGAGCCACGCCCCGCAAATCCTCGGCCACAAGCCTTGGACGCACCTGTCGGACCACCTGCCACTGGCAGTGGAAGTGCGTCTGTAG
- a CDS encoding autotransporter domain-containing protein, whose translation MKRTARPLRLDHVLCAVSTSLLLATPVETFAFDLQEDEPYANLLQQPAMPQLSLDPVSASGLSLNTLSAFSERMSQRHGQAAPDLVASQWSQFFPGMPHIGAQPPNQLEAPSQQLMIGPDLFVRESTSGNVHRAGVFVGHNNLQSSFNGMRQLLGDKQRNAVNLSGESLGVYWSMSHAQGWHLDAVAMGTRIDVSGRGESGQRLDDSGHAMTFSLEGGYPIGLGGGWVIEPQAQLINQQFFPGSQVQEATLQAFDSQPSWSGRVGAKLSGRYVVSGMPIEPYVRTNVWYDFSNADGVQLDQVDKISSSRYSTTVELGLGLVARMTPNVALFVSADYSSDMDGNDLNGLIGSLGVKMRW comes from the coding sequence ATGAAAAGAACTGCGCGCCCCCTGCGCCTCGATCATGTTCTGTGCGCGGTTTCCACGTCGCTGCTCCTGGCAACCCCGGTGGAAACTTTCGCGTTCGATCTGCAAGAGGATGAGCCTTACGCCAACCTTCTGCAGCAGCCGGCGATGCCCCAGCTGTCGCTGGATCCGGTCAGCGCCAGCGGCTTGAGCCTCAATACCCTCAGCGCCTTTTCCGAGCGCATGAGCCAGCGCCATGGGCAGGCGGCACCGGACCTGGTCGCCAGCCAATGGTCGCAGTTCTTCCCCGGCATGCCCCACATCGGCGCGCAACCACCCAATCAACTCGAAGCGCCCAGCCAGCAACTGATGATTGGCCCCGACCTGTTCGTGCGCGAATCGACCTCGGGCAACGTCCACCGGGCCGGGGTATTCGTCGGCCATAACAACCTGCAAAGCAGCTTCAACGGCATGCGCCAGTTGCTCGGCGACAAGCAGCGCAACGCCGTCAACCTCAGCGGCGAGAGCCTGGGGGTGTACTGGAGCATGAGCCATGCCCAGGGCTGGCACCTGGATGCGGTGGCCATGGGCACCCGCATCGATGTCAGTGGCCGTGGCGAAAGCGGCCAGCGCCTGGATGACAGCGGCCACGCGATGACCTTCTCGTTGGAAGGCGGTTACCCGATTGGCCTGGGTGGCGGTTGGGTGATCGAGCCGCAGGCGCAGTTGATCAACCAGCAGTTCTTCCCCGGCAGCCAGGTGCAGGAAGCGACCTTGCAGGCATTCGATAGCCAGCCCAGCTGGAGCGGCCGGGTCGGTGCCAAATTGTCTGGGCGCTATGTGGTGAGCGGAATGCCGATCGAGCCCTATGTGCGGACCAACGTCTGGTACGACTTCAGCAACGCCGATGGGGTGCAACTGGACCAGGTCGACAAGATCTCCAGCTCACGCTATTCGACCACGGTGGAATTGGGCTTGGGCCTGGTGGCGCGGATGACGCCGAATGTGGCGTTGTTCGTCAGTGCCGACTACAGCAGCGATATGGATGGCAATGACCTCAATGGCTTGATTGGCAGTCTTGGCGTGAAGATGCGCTGGTAG
- the glgB gene encoding 1,4-alpha-glucan branching protein GlgB produces the protein MNATTRENGGLRQRDIDALARAEHADPFAVLGPHPDGAGGVFVRAFLPNALNAKVLARDDGRVLADMHQGSLPGLFTAHLDQAQPYQLQVAWAGGEQVTEDPYSFGPQLGEMDMYLFAEGNHRDLSGRFGAQPTQVDGIDGVLFSVWAPNAKRVSVVGDFNNWDGRRHPMRLRHNAGVWELFVPRLGVGEAYKYEVLGREGVLPLKADPLARATELPPSTASKVAGPLAHEWRDQQWMEQRAQRHAYNAPLSIYELHVGSWRCELDDGGEVARFYNWRELAERLVPYVQELGFTHIEMLPIMEHPFGGSWGYQPLSLFAPTSRYGSAEDFAAFIDACHQGGIGVILDWVPAHFPTDEHGLARFDGTALYEYDNPLEGFHQDWNTLIYNLGRNEVRGFMLASALHWLKHFHIDGLRVDAVASMLYRDYSRKAGEWVPNRHGGRENLEAIDFLRHLNGIVSHEAPGALIIAEESTAWPGVSQPTQQGGLGFAYKWNMGWMHDTLHYIQNDPVHRAHHHNEMSFGLIYAYSEHFILPISHDEVVHGKHSLIDKMPGDRWQKFANLRAYLTFMWTHPGKKLLFMGCEFGQWREWNHDHQLDWYLLQYSEHKGVQQLVSDLNRLYRQLPALHEQDCLPQGFQWLIGDDAHNSVFAWLRWSSTGEPLLVVANFTPVPREGYRIGVPFGERWEELLNSDAQMYAGSNVGNLGAVASEDLPSHGQPLSLALNLPPLGVLVMKPA, from the coding sequence ATGAACGCAACCACGCGTGAAAACGGCGGACTTCGGCAACGGGACATCGACGCCCTGGCCCGCGCCGAGCACGCCGATCCATTTGCCGTGCTCGGCCCGCACCCGGACGGTGCGGGCGGCGTGTTCGTACGCGCCTTTTTGCCCAATGCCTTGAATGCCAAGGTGCTGGCGCGTGACGACGGCCGCGTGCTGGCCGACATGCACCAGGGCAGCCTGCCGGGCTTGTTCACGGCCCATCTCGATCAGGCCCAGCCTTATCAGCTGCAGGTGGCTTGGGCCGGTGGCGAGCAAGTCACCGAAGACCCCTACAGCTTTGGCCCGCAATTGGGCGAGATGGACATGTACCTGTTCGCCGAGGGCAACCACCGCGACCTGTCCGGGCGCTTTGGCGCGCAGCCGACCCAGGTCGACGGCATCGACGGCGTGCTGTTCTCGGTATGGGCACCGAATGCCAAGCGGGTCTCGGTGGTCGGCGATTTCAACAACTGGGACGGCCGCCGCCACCCCATGCGCCTGCGCCACAACGCCGGGGTGTGGGAGCTGTTCGTGCCGCGCCTGGGCGTGGGCGAGGCCTACAAGTACGAAGTACTCGGCCGCGAGGGTGTGCTGCCGCTCAAGGCCGACCCGCTGGCGCGTGCCACCGAGCTGCCGCCGAGCACCGCCTCGAAAGTGGCAGGGCCGCTTGCCCATGAGTGGCGCGATCAGCAGTGGATGGAGCAGCGCGCCCAACGTCATGCCTACAATGCGCCGCTGTCGATCTACGAGCTGCACGTCGGCTCCTGGCGCTGCGAGCTGGACGATGGCGGTGAAGTGGCGCGCTTCTACAACTGGCGTGAGCTGGCCGAGCGCCTGGTGCCCTACGTGCAGGAGCTGGGCTTCACCCATATCGAAATGCTGCCGATCATGGAGCACCCGTTTGGTGGCTCTTGGGGCTATCAGCCGCTGTCGCTGTTTGCGCCAACCTCGCGCTATGGCAGCGCCGAAGACTTCGCTGCTTTCATCGATGCCTGCCACCAGGGGGGTATCGGCGTGATCCTCGATTGGGTGCCGGCGCATTTCCCAACCGACGAGCATGGCCTGGCGCGCTTCGACGGCACCGCGCTGTACGAATACGACAACCCCCTGGAAGGCTTCCACCAAGACTGGAACACGCTGATCTACAACCTCGGTCGCAACGAGGTGCGCGGCTTCATGCTGGCCTCGGCGCTGCACTGGCTCAAGCACTTCCACATCGATGGTTTGCGCGTCGATGCGGTGGCCTCGATGCTCTATCGCGACTATTCACGCAAGGCCGGCGAGTGGGTGCCCAATCGCCATGGCGGGCGGGAAAACCTCGAAGCCATCGATTTCCTGCGCCACCTCAATGGCATCGTCAGCCACGAAGCCCCCGGCGCGCTGATCATCGCTGAAGAGTCGACCGCCTGGCCTGGGGTCAGCCAACCGACCCAGCAGGGCGGCCTGGGCTTTGCCTACAAGTGGAACATGGGCTGGATGCACGACACCCTGCATTACATCCAGAACGATCCGGTGCACCGCGCCCATCATCACAACGAGATGAGCTTCGGCCTGATCTACGCCTATTCCGAGCATTTCATCCTGCCCATCTCCCATGATGAAGTGGTGCACGGCAAGCATTCGCTGATCGACAAGATGCCCGGCGATCGCTGGCAGAAGTTCGCCAACCTGCGCGCGTACCTGACCTTCATGTGGACTCACCCCGGCAAGAAGCTGCTGTTCATGGGCTGCGAGTTTGGCCAGTGGCGCGAGTGGAACCATGATCATCAGCTCGATTGGTACTTGCTGCAGTACTCCGAGCACAAAGGCGTGCAGCAGTTGGTCAGTGACCTTAACCGGCTGTATCGCCAGTTGCCGGCGCTGCATGAACAGGACTGCCTGCCGCAGGGCTTCCAGTGGCTGATTGGCGACGATGCGCACAACAGCGTGTTCGCCTGGTTGCGCTGGAGCAGCACCGGCGAGCCGCTGCTGGTGGTGGCCAACTTCACCCCGGTGCCGCGCGAGGGCTATCGGATTGGCGTGCCGTTTGGCGAGCGCTGGGAAGAGTTGCTCAACAGTGATGCGCAAATGTATGCCGGATCCAACGTGGGCAACCTCGGGGCGGTGGCCAGTGAAGACCTGCCCAGCCACGGCCAGCCATTGTCATTGGCCCTGAACCTGCCGCCACTTGGCGTCCTGGTCATGAAGCCAGCCTAA